In Leptospira harrisiae, a genomic segment contains:
- a CDS encoding ABC transporter permease, with protein sequence MKEIEITNESKWYKIDIVGIYEYRDLLWLLVKRDFVAFYKQTILGPLWYIIQPIFTSLTMTVIFSNIANISTDGIHPFLFYLSASTLWSFFSEALNKTSNTFLNNSGLFGKVFFPRMIVPISTVLITYLKLFLQVALLGVFYFALGGYTYLSWNSIFNFFVLIPLVFLQVGLFALGFGIFLSSYTTKYRDLVFALSFGISLMMYASPVIYPVSMVPIKYLDLYMLNPISSNIEVFRYSLFGVLSIQWYHWGTGWLVTFLFLFLGMITFNKVEKNFMDTI encoded by the coding sequence ATGAAAGAAATAGAAATAACAAACGAATCGAAGTGGTATAAAATCGATATAGTCGGTATATATGAATACCGAGATCTTTTATGGCTTTTGGTAAAAAGGGATTTCGTTGCTTTTTATAAGCAGACAATTCTTGGGCCACTCTGGTATATCATTCAACCTATTTTTACTTCTTTAACAATGACTGTAATTTTTAGCAATATTGCTAATATTTCAACAGATGGGATTCACCCATTTTTATTTTATTTGTCTGCGTCTACTTTGTGGAGTTTTTTTTCCGAAGCGCTGAATAAAACTTCAAATACTTTCTTAAATAATTCTGGTTTATTTGGGAAAGTATTTTTTCCAAGAATGATCGTTCCCATTTCAACCGTATTGATTACTTACTTAAAACTCTTTTTACAAGTGGCACTACTCGGAGTCTTTTATTTCGCGTTAGGTGGATATACTTATCTAAGTTGGAATTCTATTTTTAACTTTTTTGTTCTTATTCCACTCGTTTTTTTACAGGTCGGTTTATTTGCCCTTGGATTTGGAATTTTTTTGTCCTCTTACACAACAAAATATCGAGATTTAGTTTTTGCATTGAGTTTTGGAATTTCGCTAATGATGTATGCGTCTCCGGTAATTTATCCCGTATCAATGGTTCCGATAAAATATTTGGATTTGTATATGTTGAATCCAATTAGTTCCAATATTGAAGTGTTTCGATATTCTTTATTCGGTGTTTTATCCATCCAGTGGTACCACTGGGGTACAGGCTGGTTGGTTACATTCCTATTTTTATTTCTAGGAATGATAACTTTCAATAAAGTCGAAAAGAATTTTATGGATACGATATGA
- a CDS encoding GDP-L-fucose synthase family protein — protein sequence MKKDAKIYIAGHKGLVGSALVKVLKEAGFTNVIGKSHAELDLTNQDAVIDYFEAEKPEYVFLAAAKVGGIHANNTYPAEFIFSNLQIQNNIIDAAYRFGAKKMCFLGSSCIYPKFAKQPMDEGQLLDGKLEPTNEPYSVAKIAGIVMCQSYNRQYGTNFISVMPTNLYGPGDNYHPENSHVLPALIRRIHEAKVQNSPEVVIWGTGKPLREFLYSEDMARACLFLMENYDVSSDPKGGEHVNIGSGIEVSIRELAETIQEVIGYAGKLNFDLTKPDGTPRKLLDVSKLHRMGWKHEVELKEGIKRAYEDFVKQHRG from the coding sequence TTGAAGAAAGATGCAAAAATCTACATTGCAGGCCATAAAGGATTAGTTGGTTCTGCTTTAGTTAAAGTTTTGAAAGAGGCTGGATTTACGAATGTAATCGGAAAGTCACATGCCGAACTTGACCTAACAAACCAAGATGCAGTCATAGATTATTTTGAAGCAGAAAAACCGGAGTATGTTTTTTTAGCTGCTGCTAAAGTCGGTGGAATTCATGCTAACAATACCTATCCGGCAGAATTTATATTCTCAAATTTGCAAATTCAAAATAACATAATTGATGCAGCATATCGATTTGGAGCCAAAAAGATGTGTTTTCTTGGTTCCTCTTGTATTTATCCTAAGTTTGCTAAACAACCAATGGATGAAGGTCAGTTACTCGACGGTAAGTTGGAACCTACAAATGAGCCGTATTCGGTGGCAAAAATTGCAGGAATTGTAATGTGCCAAAGTTATAACCGTCAATATGGCACAAACTTCATCTCAGTAATGCCAACCAATCTGTATGGACCTGGTGACAATTATCATCCTGAAAATTCTCATGTTTTGCCTGCACTCATTAGAAGAATACATGAAGCAAAAGTTCAGAATTCTCCCGAAGTTGTTATCTGGGGAACAGGAAAACCTCTTCGTGAATTTTTGTACTCAGAGGACATGGCAAGAGCCTGTTTGTTTTTGATGGAAAATTATGATGTTTCGAGTGATCCAAAAGGTGGGGAACATGTAAATATTGGATCTGGAATCGAAGTGAGCATTCGTGAATTGGCAGAAACAATCCAAGAAGTGATTGGTTATGCTGGAAAATTAAACTTTGATTTAACGAAACCTGATGGCACACCTAGAAAATTGTTAGATGTTTCTAAACTACATCGGATGGGCTGGAAACATGAGGTTGAACTCAAAGAAGGAATCAAACGTGCTTATGAAGATTTCGTAAAGCAACATAGAGGATAA
- a CDS encoding MarR family EPS-associated transcriptional regulator, producing the protein MKDESQYSDYHLKLLQLLAENPHLSQRDASDVLGLSLGKVNYILKAFLDKGLIKMNNFRNNKNKMAYTYLLTPSGIEEKAKLTLHFYEIKKREYEALKAEIEKLGYSHATNGIY; encoded by the coding sequence ATGAAAGACGAGTCACAATACAGCGATTATCATTTAAAATTATTGCAATTGTTAGCTGAGAATCCTCATCTTTCGCAGAGAGATGCCTCTGATGTGTTGGGACTTAGCTTGGGTAAGGTTAATTATATTCTGAAAGCATTTCTTGATAAAGGCCTTATTAAAATGAATAATTTTAGAAACAATAAAAACAAGATGGCCTACACATATTTACTTACTCCAAGTGGAATCGAAGAAAAAGCAAAACTTACGTTACATTTTTATGAAATAAAGAAAAGAGAATATGAAGCCTTAAAAGCAGAAATAGAAAAGTTAGGTTATTCTCATGCTACCAATGGAATTTATTAA
- a CDS encoding ABC transporter ATP-binding protein: MSQFAISVEGLSKTYQLGSINHGTLFQDIQSAWARWRGYDDPNAKVGQKNDRLVGNNFHALSDINLEFQKGERVGIIGRNGAGKSTLLKILSRITSPSEGRIRINGRIASLLEVGTGFHPELTGRENVFLNGAILGMRKDEILRKFDEIVDFSGVEEFIDTPVKRYSSGMYVRLAFAVAAHLEPDIMVVDEVLAVGDAVFQKKCLGKMDSVSKDQGRLVIFVSHSMDAISTLCTRSILLDDGRVKFDGDTSSAISLYLEDLKSEMMQNATRESNITFPIEKDINHQILTFGIVTLDKENFQPFDKPFQFNITYKVTGRISNLVVDLRILKDGETVLFSCIGDRNEDFRDQHEPGVYSASVTIPGIFLPVGSYIAQVTMHVPQMHPHGIYNPGKGIHFQIHQEGMNLVSSSYIPGWSGRVLLSEPWKVNRINS; this comes from the coding sequence ATGAGCCAGTTTGCTATTTCAGTTGAAGGTTTAAGTAAAACTTACCAACTTGGGTCTATAAATCATGGCACTCTCTTTCAGGATATACAGTCGGCATGGGCAAGGTGGAGAGGATACGATGATCCAAATGCAAAGGTTGGTCAAAAAAACGATCGTCTGGTTGGAAATAATTTTCATGCTCTCTCTGATATTAATCTGGAATTTCAAAAAGGAGAACGAGTCGGAATCATCGGACGCAATGGTGCAGGTAAATCGACACTCTTAAAGATATTATCTAGAATCACAAGTCCAAGTGAAGGACGAATTCGGATCAACGGTCGAATTGCTAGTTTACTTGAAGTTGGTACAGGTTTCCATCCTGAATTGACAGGTAGAGAAAATGTATTTCTAAACGGTGCCATTCTAGGAATGCGAAAGGATGAGATTTTAAGGAAATTTGATGAAATCGTAGATTTTTCTGGTGTTGAAGAGTTTATTGATACACCAGTGAAACGTTATTCTAGTGGAATGTATGTTCGTTTGGCATTTGCTGTCGCGGCTCATTTGGAACCAGATATCATGGTTGTTGATGAAGTGCTTGCTGTTGGAGATGCCGTTTTTCAGAAAAAATGTTTAGGTAAGATGGATAGTGTCAGTAAAGACCAGGGTCGTCTTGTTATATTTGTGAGTCATAGTATGGACGCAATTAGTACACTTTGTACTCGTTCTATTTTGTTAGATGATGGTAGAGTCAAATTTGACGGCGATACTTCCTCTGCTATTTCTTTGTATCTAGAAGATCTAAAATCAGAAATGATGCAAAATGCGACTAGAGAATCAAACATCACTTTTCCAATTGAAAAAGACATCAATCATCAAATATTAACTTTTGGAATTGTTACCTTAGACAAAGAAAATTTTCAGCCCTTTGATAAACCTTTTCAATTTAATATAACCTATAAAGTTACCGGGCGGATTTCAAATTTAGTTGTTGATTTAAGGATTTTAAAAGATGGGGAGACTGTTTTGTTTAGTTGCATTGGTGATCGCAATGAAGATTTCCGAGACCAACACGAACCTGGAGTGTATTCCGCAAGTGTTACAATTCCCGGAATCTTCTTGCCTGTAGGTAGTTACATTGCTCAGGTTACAATGCATGTTCCGCAAATGCATCCACACGGTATTTATAATCCAGGAAAGGGAATTCATTTTCAAATTCATCAAGAAGGGATGAATCTGGTGAGTTCTTCTTATATTCCTGGTTGGTCAGGACGAGTGTTGTTGTCAGAACCTTGGAAAGTAAATAGGATCAATTCATGA
- a CDS encoding lysophospholipid acyltransferase family protein, producing MKPKKRTLVYDFLIKLVSLAKGTVFHSIEENFSGAEEHLESPYPTALLCNHVSEADVVSLSMVYPRLKPKIKMIIPAREDILQPGFLQKEFRSKGILKWIFQFIDAIQIIPILLRYIGAAPIKRPFRDNARALIKSGELRDKVDSEWTDLVAHIKKGRNLFMFPEGTYSHDGFLNQVKRGAYYIKSKIDKLHFNSFTLTYDHLSYQKTKLYIKYGKPFEIQKDLSADQVVKLVAEKLGKNYTVTIGNLTSFILLKFGKETNIKKHQLLELILKLKKQIEDKFPEITIASELKKETIQNQLESIFTKLKTFKFIDWEEETIHTREILYHIPKSIHNLKKSNIVMYHRNQLTAHLNHIEDLWNGIFTNQGVTNEIT from the coding sequence ATGAAACCCAAAAAACGCACCCTTGTATATGATTTCCTAATCAAATTAGTGAGTTTGGCAAAAGGCACAGTTTTCCATTCCATAGAAGAAAACTTTTCAGGCGCAGAAGAACATTTAGAATCACCTTATCCCACAGCGTTATTATGCAATCATGTTTCTGAAGCCGACGTTGTTTCACTTTCCATGGTTTATCCAAGACTAAAACCCAAAATCAAAATGATCATTCCGGCAAGGGAGGATATCTTACAACCTGGGTTTTTACAAAAAGAATTTCGTTCGAAGGGAATCTTAAAATGGATTTTTCAATTCATAGATGCAATCCAAATCATCCCCATTTTGTTACGGTATATTGGAGCTGCTCCCATCAAACGTCCGTTCCGTGACAATGCGCGGGCACTGATAAAGTCTGGGGAACTTCGAGACAAAGTTGACAGTGAATGGACAGACCTAGTGGCTCATATCAAAAAGGGAAGAAACCTTTTTATGTTTCCAGAAGGAACCTATAGTCATGATGGTTTTTTAAATCAAGTCAAACGCGGCGCATACTACATCAAATCTAAAATTGATAAACTTCATTTTAACAGTTTCACACTTACCTATGACCACCTTTCTTATCAAAAAACTAAATTGTATATAAAATACGGAAAACCATTTGAAATCCAGAAAGATCTATCTGCAGACCAAGTTGTGAAACTAGTCGCAGAAAAACTCGGAAAAAACTATACAGTGACAATAGGAAACCTAACGTCATTCATCCTTCTGAAATTCGGCAAAGAAACCAATATCAAAAAACACCAGTTGTTAGAACTAATTCTAAAACTTAAAAAACAAATAGAAGATAAATTCCCTGAAATCACAATTGCATCCGAACTAAAAAAGGAAACAATTCAGAACCAACTGGAATCAATTTTTACAAAATTAAAAACATTTAAATTTATTGACTGGGAAGAAGAAACTATCCACACAAGAGAAATTCTTTATCATATTCCCAAATCGATTCACAATTTAAAAAAATCAAATATCGTAATGTATCACAGAAACCAACTCACTGCCCACCTAAACCATATCGAAGATCTGTGGAATGGGATTTTTACGAACCAAGGAGTCACAAATGAAATCACTTAA
- a CDS encoding phosphoglycerate dehydrogenase, with amino-acid sequence MANVFVSTYPFCRSDKQAIEHLLSNGHHVVINPLERKMKPSEVLENAENFDALIAGTEDLTPLVEKTSKLQLISRVGVGLDSVPLDLCRKKSISVAYTPDAVSPAVSELTIGLMVDLMRQVSFADREIRRGLWTRPYGNRLGGSSIGILGFGRIGKRVASHLIGFLPKEILVCDLVDKSKDIEELQKLADELYKLNSKLGKNWGKVTFKQVELSDLVQSSDILTIHVPLLESTKNMFQLEVLNRMKSSAFLINTARGGIVNEGDLYQVLKSKRLAGASLDVFDEEPYFGALKEFENVILTQHMGSCSNDCRADMEREAAEEVVRFFNGEPLVSRVI; translated from the coding sequence GTGGCTAATGTTTTTGTCTCTACGTATCCCTTTTGTCGTTCCGATAAACAAGCAATTGAGCACCTACTTTCTAATGGGCATCATGTAGTGATCAATCCTTTGGAAAGAAAAATGAAACCAAGTGAGGTTTTAGAAAATGCTGAAAACTTTGATGCTCTCATTGCTGGCACAGAAGACCTAACACCTCTTGTAGAAAAAACTTCCAAATTACAATTGATTTCTCGTGTTGGTGTTGGGCTCGATAGTGTTCCCTTGGATTTATGCAGGAAAAAATCTATATCAGTGGCATACACTCCGGACGCAGTATCACCAGCTGTTTCTGAACTAACAATTGGCCTGATGGTCGATTTAATGAGGCAAGTTTCTTTTGCCGATCGTGAAATTCGAAGAGGCTTATGGACAAGGCCTTATGGAAATCGCCTTGGTGGCTCTAGTATTGGTATTTTGGGATTTGGTCGAATCGGGAAACGTGTCGCTTCTCATTTAATTGGATTTCTTCCCAAGGAAATCCTTGTTTGCGATTTAGTTGATAAAAGCAAAGATATTGAAGAATTACAAAAATTGGCTGATGAATTATATAAGCTAAATTCCAAACTTGGCAAAAACTGGGGCAAGGTAACCTTTAAACAAGTAGAGCTTTCCGATCTTGTTCAAAGTTCAGATATTCTTACAATCCATGTTCCTCTTTTAGAAAGTACAAAGAATATGTTTCAATTAGAGGTCCTAAACCGAATGAAATCTTCTGCATTTTTAATTAACACAGCTAGGGGAGGAATTGTTAATGAAGGGGATTTATACCAAGTTTTAAAATCAAAGCGATTAGCTGGAGCTTCGTTAGATGTTTTTGATGAAGAGCCATATTTTGGTGCTTTGAAAGAATTTGAAAATGTTATTTTAACACAACACATGGGTTCATGTTCTAATGATTGTAGGGCAGATATGGAAAGAGAAGCAGCAGAAGAGGTGGTTCGTTTTTTTAATGGAGAGCCTTTGGTTTCAAGGGTAATATAA